A section of the Saccopteryx leptura isolate mSacLep1 chromosome 6, mSacLep1_pri_phased_curated, whole genome shotgun sequence genome encodes:
- the GPR146 gene encoding probable G-protein coupled receptor 146 isoform X2, protein MVWDLRTFHVGASPKESWGSFSSRRGSDENPPAEPTAMWSCSSLNSTGRGEDQPLCQHFHLVLSVFSLLYLVIGVPVGLGYNSLLVLVNLHDQGSMTMPDVYFVNMAVAGLVLSALAPAYLLGPSASGWALWGFSSEAHVTLLVLFNVCSLVTMYSTALLSLDYYIERALPRTYMSSVYNSRHVCGFVWGGALLTSFSSLLFYICSHVAARIVECAKMQHTEAADAIMVFIGYLVPGLAVLYALLLISRIRKEDTPLDQDSGRLDPSVHRLLVATVCTQFGLWTPHYLTLLGHTSLALREEPVGGQPLGILLFAKDLSRCLAFSSSSVTPLLYRYINRSFPSKLRRLLKKTPCGRRGCHADPAGVQQVLA, encoded by the exons ATGGTATGGGACCTGAGGACATTTCACGTGGGCGCTAGTCCTAAAGAATCGTGGGGGAGTTTCTCGAGCAGGCGAGGCAGTGATGAGAACCC CCCTGCGGAGCCCACTGCCATGTGGAGCTGCAGCTCGCTCAACAGCACAGGCCGGGGCGAGGACCAgcccctctgccagcacttccaCCTGGTCCTGTCCGTCTTCTCTCTGCTCTACCTGGTCATTGGCGTCCCCGTCGGCCTGGGCTACAACTCCCTGCTGGTCCTGGTCAACCTGCATGACCAGGGCAGCATGACCATGCCCGATGTCTACTTCGTGAACATGGCCGTCGCGGGCCTGGTGCTCAGCGCCCTGGCGCCTGCGTACCTGCTGGGGCCCAGCGCCTCCGGGTGGGCCCTGTGGGGCTTCAGCAGCGAGGCCCACGTCACGCTGCTGGTCCTGTTCAACGTCTGCTCCCTGGTGACCATGTACTCCACGGCCCTGCTCAGCCTCGACTACTACATCGAGCGGGCCCTGCCGCGCACCTACATGTCCAGCGTCTACAACAGCCGGCACGTGTGCGGCTTCGTCTGGGGCGGGGCGCTGCTCACCAGCTTCTCCTCCCTGCTCTTCTACATCTGCAGCCACGTGGCGGCCAGGATCGTGGAGTGCGCCAAGATGCAGCACACAGAGGCCGCCGACGCCATCATGGTGTTCATCGGGTACCTGGTGCCCGGCCTGGCCGTGCTCTACGCCCTCCTGCTCATCTCACGGATCCGCAAGGAGGACACGCCCCTGGACCAGGACTCGGGGAGGCTGGACCCCTCGGTGCACAGGCTCCTGGTGGCCACCGTGTGCACGCAGTTTGGGCTCTGGACGCCGCACTACTTGACCCTGCTGGGGCACACCTCCCTGGCCTTGCGGGAGGAGCCCGTGGGCGGGCAGCCCCTGGGGATACTGCTCTTTGCTAAGGACCTGTCAAGGTGCCTGGCCTTCTCCAGCAGCTCCGTGACGCCGCTGCTGTACCGCTACATCAACAGAAGCTTCCCCAGCAAGCTGCGGCGGCTGCTCAAGAAGACGCCCTGTGGGCGCCGGGGCTGCCACGCGGACCCAGCAGGGGTCCAGCAGGTGCTGGCGTAG
- the GPR146 gene encoding probable G-protein coupled receptor 146 isoform X3 translates to MWSCSSLNSTGRGEDQPLCQHFHLVLSVFSLLYLVIGVPVGLGYNSLLVLVNLHDQGSMTMPDVYFVNMAVAGLVLSALAPAYLLGPSASGWALWGFSSEAHVTLLVLFNVCSLVTMYSTALLSLDYYIERALPRTYMSSVYNSRHVCGFVWGGALLTSFSSLLFYICSHVAARIVECAKMQHTEAADAIMVFIGYLVPGLAVLYALLLISRIRKEDTPLDQDSGRLDPSVHRLLVATVCTQFGLWTPHYLTLLGHTSLALREEPVGGQPLGILLFAKDLSRCLAFSSSSVTPLLYRYINRSFPSKLRRLLKKTPCGRRGCHADPAGVQQVLA, encoded by the coding sequence ATGTGGAGCTGCAGCTCGCTCAACAGCACAGGCCGGGGCGAGGACCAgcccctctgccagcacttccaCCTGGTCCTGTCCGTCTTCTCTCTGCTCTACCTGGTCATTGGCGTCCCCGTCGGCCTGGGCTACAACTCCCTGCTGGTCCTGGTCAACCTGCATGACCAGGGCAGCATGACCATGCCCGATGTCTACTTCGTGAACATGGCCGTCGCGGGCCTGGTGCTCAGCGCCCTGGCGCCTGCGTACCTGCTGGGGCCCAGCGCCTCCGGGTGGGCCCTGTGGGGCTTCAGCAGCGAGGCCCACGTCACGCTGCTGGTCCTGTTCAACGTCTGCTCCCTGGTGACCATGTACTCCACGGCCCTGCTCAGCCTCGACTACTACATCGAGCGGGCCCTGCCGCGCACCTACATGTCCAGCGTCTACAACAGCCGGCACGTGTGCGGCTTCGTCTGGGGCGGGGCGCTGCTCACCAGCTTCTCCTCCCTGCTCTTCTACATCTGCAGCCACGTGGCGGCCAGGATCGTGGAGTGCGCCAAGATGCAGCACACAGAGGCCGCCGACGCCATCATGGTGTTCATCGGGTACCTGGTGCCCGGCCTGGCCGTGCTCTACGCCCTCCTGCTCATCTCACGGATCCGCAAGGAGGACACGCCCCTGGACCAGGACTCGGGGAGGCTGGACCCCTCGGTGCACAGGCTCCTGGTGGCCACCGTGTGCACGCAGTTTGGGCTCTGGACGCCGCACTACTTGACCCTGCTGGGGCACACCTCCCTGGCCTTGCGGGAGGAGCCCGTGGGCGGGCAGCCCCTGGGGATACTGCTCTTTGCTAAGGACCTGTCAAGGTGCCTGGCCTTCTCCAGCAGCTCCGTGACGCCGCTGCTGTACCGCTACATCAACAGAAGCTTCCCCAGCAAGCTGCGGCGGCTGCTCAAGAAGACGCCCTGTGGGCGCCGGGGCTGCCACGCGGACCCAGCAGGGGTCCAGCAGGTGCTGGCGTAG
- the GPR146 gene encoding probable G-protein coupled receptor 146 isoform X1 codes for MSVVATGMPFPGDLRPVRSGGRTPTTCVPMAQQQEPRDGGSNGTETPAATPRCSGGETREEPLKDPIPGFCSSVDNQHCPPAEPTAMWSCSSLNSTGRGEDQPLCQHFHLVLSVFSLLYLVIGVPVGLGYNSLLVLVNLHDQGSMTMPDVYFVNMAVAGLVLSALAPAYLLGPSASGWALWGFSSEAHVTLLVLFNVCSLVTMYSTALLSLDYYIERALPRTYMSSVYNSRHVCGFVWGGALLTSFSSLLFYICSHVAARIVECAKMQHTEAADAIMVFIGYLVPGLAVLYALLLISRIRKEDTPLDQDSGRLDPSVHRLLVATVCTQFGLWTPHYLTLLGHTSLALREEPVGGQPLGILLFAKDLSRCLAFSSSSVTPLLYRYINRSFPSKLRRLLKKTPCGRRGCHADPAGVQQVLA; via the exons ATGTCTGTAGTGGCCACAGGAATGCCGTTTCCTGGGGACTTGAGGCCAGTGAGGTCTGGTGGACGAACCCCCACAACCTGTGTGCCCATGGCTCAGCAGCAGGAGCCTCGAGATGGAGGAAGCAACGGCACTGAAACACCTGCAGCCACCCCAAGATGTTCCGGGGGAGAAACACGGGAGGAGCCTCTGAAGGACCCCATACCTGGCTTCTGCAGCTCCGTGGACAACCAGCACTGCCC CCCTGCGGAGCCCACTGCCATGTGGAGCTGCAGCTCGCTCAACAGCACAGGCCGGGGCGAGGACCAgcccctctgccagcacttccaCCTGGTCCTGTCCGTCTTCTCTCTGCTCTACCTGGTCATTGGCGTCCCCGTCGGCCTGGGCTACAACTCCCTGCTGGTCCTGGTCAACCTGCATGACCAGGGCAGCATGACCATGCCCGATGTCTACTTCGTGAACATGGCCGTCGCGGGCCTGGTGCTCAGCGCCCTGGCGCCTGCGTACCTGCTGGGGCCCAGCGCCTCCGGGTGGGCCCTGTGGGGCTTCAGCAGCGAGGCCCACGTCACGCTGCTGGTCCTGTTCAACGTCTGCTCCCTGGTGACCATGTACTCCACGGCCCTGCTCAGCCTCGACTACTACATCGAGCGGGCCCTGCCGCGCACCTACATGTCCAGCGTCTACAACAGCCGGCACGTGTGCGGCTTCGTCTGGGGCGGGGCGCTGCTCACCAGCTTCTCCTCCCTGCTCTTCTACATCTGCAGCCACGTGGCGGCCAGGATCGTGGAGTGCGCCAAGATGCAGCACACAGAGGCCGCCGACGCCATCATGGTGTTCATCGGGTACCTGGTGCCCGGCCTGGCCGTGCTCTACGCCCTCCTGCTCATCTCACGGATCCGCAAGGAGGACACGCCCCTGGACCAGGACTCGGGGAGGCTGGACCCCTCGGTGCACAGGCTCCTGGTGGCCACCGTGTGCACGCAGTTTGGGCTCTGGACGCCGCACTACTTGACCCTGCTGGGGCACACCTCCCTGGCCTTGCGGGAGGAGCCCGTGGGCGGGCAGCCCCTGGGGATACTGCTCTTTGCTAAGGACCTGTCAAGGTGCCTGGCCTTCTCCAGCAGCTCCGTGACGCCGCTGCTGTACCGCTACATCAACAGAAGCTTCCCCAGCAAGCTGCGGCGGCTGCTCAAGAAGACGCCCTGTGGGCGCCGGGGCTGCCACGCGGACCCAGCAGGGGTCCAGCAGGTGCTGGCGTAG